A single genomic interval of Granulicella tundricola MP5ACTX9 harbors:
- the rseP gene encoding RIP metalloprotease RseP yields MLSGSSLAALPELAIVLGIMVLVHEFGHFAAAKLCGVRVEAFAIGFGKRLFGFIHDGTDYRINLLPLGGYVKMAGEMGPTGEDQVLTNDPGELQNHPRWQRTIIALAGPVANFILAFFLMMGVYMAHNEVMEYFSHTATIDYVSPNSAAARTGIQAGDKIVHFDTLENPTWEDVEVRAQLNLNQPTPFSYLHDGHRVDTKILVENKGRPDEFDFEKLGLVPVKQQTPPAVLSVSDKPNMPAARAGLQPNDRIESIDAFRPHSLAALIAYLQDANGKPAHLIIGRGTQTFPVDVTPEQGDNPDGTKAWQIGFRAQPSPTIIEHFSVAKAAAASWEFNKKNSLLIKDVLHRLFTRQVSVKSLSSPIGIGVQVHEAFDLPGWVPIIGTMALISLNLGIFNLLPIPILDGGMIAFLAIESLIRRDINQQLKERVYQVAFVCIVLFAAVVIFNDITKFIPTHIKS; encoded by the coding sequence TTGCTCTCCGGATCGTCGCTCGCCGCTCTTCCTGAACTCGCCATCGTCCTCGGCATCATGGTCCTCGTGCACGAGTTCGGCCACTTCGCCGCCGCCAAGCTCTGCGGCGTGCGCGTGGAAGCCTTCGCCATTGGCTTCGGCAAGCGGCTCTTCGGCTTCATCCACGACGGCACCGACTACCGCATCAACCTGCTCCCCCTCGGCGGCTACGTCAAGATGGCCGGCGAAATGGGCCCCACCGGCGAAGACCAGGTCCTCACCAACGATCCCGGCGAGCTTCAGAACCATCCCCGCTGGCAGCGCACCATCATCGCCCTCGCCGGCCCCGTCGCCAACTTCATCCTCGCCTTCTTCCTCATGATGGGCGTCTACATGGCCCACAACGAGGTCATGGAGTACTTCTCCCACACCGCCACCATCGACTACGTCTCCCCCAACTCCGCCGCTGCCCGCACCGGCATCCAGGCCGGAGACAAGATCGTCCACTTCGACACCCTCGAGAACCCCACCTGGGAGGACGTCGAGGTCCGCGCCCAGCTCAACCTCAACCAGCCCACCCCCTTCTCCTACCTCCACGACGGCCACCGCGTAGACACCAAGATCCTCGTAGAAAACAAGGGCCGCCCGGACGAGTTCGACTTTGAAAAACTAGGCCTCGTCCCCGTCAAGCAGCAGACGCCCCCTGCCGTCCTCTCCGTCTCCGACAAGCCCAACATGCCCGCCGCCCGCGCCGGCCTCCAGCCCAACGACCGCATCGAGTCCATCGACGCCTTCCGCCCCCACTCCCTCGCCGCCCTCATCGCCTACCTCCAGGACGCCAACGGCAAGCCCGCCCACCTCATCATCGGCCGCGGCACCCAGACCTTCCCCGTAGACGTCACACCCGAGCAGGGCGACAACCCCGACGGTACCAAGGCCTGGCAGATCGGCTTCCGCGCCCAGCCCTCCCCCACCATCATCGAGCACTTCTCCGTCGCCAAAGCCGCCGCGGCCTCCTGGGAGTTCAACAAGAAGAACTCCCTCCTCATCAAGGACGTCCTCCACCGCCTCTTCACCCGCCAGGTCTCGGTCAAATCCCTCTCGAGCCCCATCGGCATCGGCGTCCAGGTCCATGAAGCCTTCGACCTCCCCGGCTGGGTCCCCATCATCGGCACCATGGCTCTCATCAGCCTCAACCTCGGCATCTTCAACCTCCTCCCCATCCCCATCCTCGACGGAGGCATGATCGCCTTCCTCGCCATCGAGAGCCTTATCCGCCGCGACATCAACCAGCAGCTCAAAGAGCGCGTCTACCAGGTCGCCTTCGTCTGCATCGTCCTCTTCGCCGCGGTCGTCATCTTCAACGACATCACCAAATTCATCCCCACCCACATCAAGTCCTAG
- the dxr gene encoding 1-deoxy-D-xylulose-5-phosphate reductoisomerase, giving the protein MKKIAILGSTGSIGTSTLSICEQFPLRYTPIALAAGSNIEVAFAQAKQWRPKLISIATEPLADALKLRLRTEGITGIEVLSGIPGTIAVATHPEVEFVVSAIVGVAGLEATYAAVQAGKTIGLANKECLVAAGDLIISAARAKNVALLPIDSEHNAVHQAMRGGTPAEVKQIWLTASGGPFRNTPLEQFQHITPHQALKHPTWVMGQRITIDSATMMNKGFEVIEACRLFDLPAAKVRVTVHPQSTVHSLVEFIDGSILAQISVTDMRLPILYALAYPERPASNLTFDLAQLSQLDFSQPDLAKFPCLRLAYEAADAGPSACIALNAADEIAVAAFLAGHIPFLGIPRTIERVLELTPAANPTSIQGVLAADQAARTCAREVIARA; this is encoded by the coding sequence GTGAAGAAGATAGCAATCCTAGGCAGCACCGGTTCCATCGGAACCTCCACCCTCTCCATCTGCGAGCAGTTCCCCCTCCGCTACACCCCCATAGCCCTCGCCGCAGGCTCAAACATAGAAGTAGCCTTCGCCCAAGCGAAGCAGTGGCGTCCAAAGCTCATCTCCATAGCCACGGAGCCACTCGCAGACGCCTTAAAGCTCCGCCTCCGCACAGAGGGCATCACCGGCATAGAAGTCCTCTCCGGCATCCCCGGCACCATCGCCGTGGCCACCCATCCAGAGGTCGAGTTCGTAGTTTCCGCCATCGTAGGCGTAGCCGGTCTGGAAGCCACCTACGCAGCAGTCCAGGCCGGAAAAACCATAGGCCTGGCAAACAAAGAGTGCCTGGTAGCCGCCGGCGACCTCATCATCTCAGCAGCCCGCGCAAAAAACGTAGCCCTCCTCCCCATAGACTCCGAGCACAACGCCGTCCACCAGGCCATGCGCGGAGGAACCCCCGCCGAAGTCAAGCAAATCTGGCTCACAGCCTCCGGTGGCCCCTTCCGCAACACCCCGCTAGAGCAGTTCCAGCACATCACCCCGCATCAAGCCCTAAAGCACCCAACCTGGGTCATGGGCCAGCGCATCACCATCGACAGCGCCACCATGATGAACAAGGGTTTCGAGGTCATCGAAGCCTGCCGCCTCTTCGACCTCCCCGCCGCCAAGGTCCGCGTCACCGTCCACCCCCAGTCCACCGTCCACTCCCTCGTGGAATTCATAGACGGCAGCATCCTGGCCCAGATCTCCGTCACCGACATGCGCCTCCCCATCCTCTACGCCCTCGCCTACCCCGAGCGTCCAGCCTCAAACCTCACCTTCGACCTCGCCCAGCTCTCCCAACTCGACTTCTCCCAGCCCGATCTCGCCAAATTCCCCTGCCTCCGCCTCGCCTACGAAGCCGCCGACGCCGGCCCCTCCGCCTGCATCGCCCTCAACGCCGCTGACGAGATCGCTGTAGCCGCCTTCCTCGCCGGCCATATCCCTTTCCTCGGCATCCCACGTACAATCGAGCGTGTCCTGGAGCTCACCCCAGCGGCTAACCCCACGTCTATTCAAGGGGTTCTCGCCGCCGACCAGGCCGCCCGCACCTGCGCACGCGAAGTCATAGCCCGCGCATAG
- a CDS encoding DUF3800 domain-containing protein, whose product MHLLYADESGSISDPSQRFFVLAGVAVFERSTHWVEVELNQIAARFNPAEPHEVELHGSPMRTGSHGWSDHGQALRKQAIVDALSLGVAKHHPRDLRLFAAVLEKNNFAGQDIAQIAFEQLSSRFDQYLGRLYREKGDKQRGLILFDKSSTERRIQTLARDFKHTGHSFGITRNYAEVPVFLDSRASRLIQLADLVAYAIFRHHEHGDSTYYNACSHCFDAEGGVVHGLYVR is encoded by the coding sequence ATGCACCTTCTCTACGCAGACGAGTCCGGTTCGATCAGTGACCCCAGTCAACGCTTCTTCGTCCTAGCCGGAGTCGCTGTCTTTGAACGGAGTACTCACTGGGTAGAAGTAGAACTGAACCAGATCGCTGCTCGCTTCAATCCTGCCGAACCCCACGAAGTTGAACTACATGGTTCGCCCATGCGCACCGGGAGCCATGGTTGGAGCGATCACGGGCAGGCCCTTCGAAAGCAGGCCATCGTCGATGCATTGAGTCTTGGTGTCGCAAAACACCATCCCCGCGATCTGAGACTCTTCGCAGCCGTATTGGAGAAGAACAACTTTGCCGGACAAGACATCGCCCAGATTGCTTTCGAGCAGCTCAGTAGCCGCTTCGACCAATATCTCGGCCGGCTCTACAGAGAAAAGGGCGATAAGCAACGCGGCCTCATCCTCTTTGATAAATCCTCCACGGAGCGGCGAATCCAGACATTGGCTCGTGACTTCAAGCACACCGGTCATTCTTTCGGCATTACCAGAAACTATGCCGAAGTTCCGGTCTTCCTCGATTCACGCGCATCAAGGCTGATACAGCTCGCAGATTTAGTCGCTTATGCAATCTTCCGCCATCACGAGCATGGCGATTCCACTTACTACAACGCGTGCTCCCACTGCTTCGACGCTGAAGGTGGCGTCGTACACGGGCTGTACGTGCGATAA
- a CDS encoding phosphatidate cytidylyltransferase, with the protein MKRILTAIVLIAAVVALVFFGPLWSISLFAAVCAGLAAYEYRALAHEKSVYIPLWWIILSIAILFALTLPGVPRELDLPAYALLTFILFTWSGFRAPLNRVLLDTALGLFALVYVAYPLTLLPLIKAHEDGTGLLLFLFVCVWAGDIFALYIGKNFGKRKLAPSLSPNKTWEGSIASVIGSVGCGMALYYLGERLALTRDFTALHITTPAWQMVLLAILLNVAAQLGDLLESAIKRGAGVKDSGTLLPGHGGILDRIDALLLAAPVLWYVLLLKDWQGLFR; encoded by the coding sequence ATGAAGCGAATCCTCACAGCCATCGTCCTCATCGCCGCCGTCGTCGCCCTGGTCTTCTTCGGCCCCCTCTGGTCCATCAGCCTCTTCGCCGCGGTCTGCGCCGGCCTCGCCGCGTACGAGTACCGCGCCCTCGCGCATGAGAAATCCGTCTACATCCCTCTCTGGTGGATCATCCTCTCCATCGCCATCCTCTTCGCCCTTACCCTCCCCGGCGTCCCCCGCGAGCTCGACCTCCCCGCCTACGCCCTCCTCACCTTCATCCTCTTCACCTGGTCCGGCTTCCGCGCCCCCCTCAACCGCGTCCTCCTAGACACCGCCCTCGGCCTCTTCGCCCTCGTCTACGTCGCCTACCCCCTGACCCTCCTGCCCCTGATCAAGGCCCACGAAGACGGCACCGGCCTCCTGCTCTTCCTCTTCGTCTGCGTCTGGGCCGGCGACATCTTCGCCCTCTACATCGGCAAGAACTTCGGCAAGCGAAAACTAGCCCCCAGCCTCAGCCCCAACAAGACCTGGGAGGGCTCCATCGCCTCCGTCATCGGCTCCGTCGGCTGCGGCATGGCCCTCTACTACCTCGGCGAGCGCCTGGCCCTCACCCGAGACTTCACCGCCCTCCACATCACCACCCCCGCCTGGCAGATGGTCCTGTTAGCGATCCTCCTCAACGTAGCCGCGCAACTAGGCGACCTGCTGGAATCAGCAATCAAACGCGGAGCAGGCGTAAAAGACTCCGGCACCCTCCTCCCCGGCCACGGAGGCATCCTGGACCGCATTGACGCCCTACTCCTGGCCGCCCCCGTCCTCTGGTATGTCCTGTTACTCAAGGACTGGCAAGGCCTCTTCCGCTGA
- a CDS encoding aldo/keto reductase, whose translation MMTTKVLGNSDMALTAVGFGAWAIGGADYAFGWGSQEDTDSIGAIRKAVDLGVNWVDTAAIYGLGHSEEVVGQALKEIGGKKPYVFTKCSMRWNEKREIYRSLTAEGVRWECEQSLKRLGVETIDLYQIHWPDPDAEIEEGWGEMQKLKEEGKIRWAGVSNFSVAQMKRAQGIGVITSLQPPYSLINRRVGAEVLPFCLENGIGVINYSPMVSGLLTGKMTAERLSKMADDDWRKKSPNFNEPKLSKNLSLADLLGEIGKKHGVETGVVAVAWTLNNPAITAAIVGGRNAEQVEGTSKALTFRLTGEEIAEIDSFVKTNEIGNA comes from the coding sequence ATGATGACTACGAAGGTTCTTGGAAATTCTGATATGGCGCTGACGGCGGTTGGGTTTGGCGCGTGGGCGATTGGCGGGGCGGACTATGCGTTTGGTTGGGGTTCGCAGGAGGATACGGACTCGATTGGCGCGATCAGGAAGGCTGTGGACCTGGGGGTGAACTGGGTGGATACGGCGGCGATCTATGGGCTGGGGCACTCTGAGGAGGTTGTGGGGCAGGCGCTGAAGGAGATCGGTGGGAAGAAGCCTTATGTGTTTACGAAGTGCTCGATGCGCTGGAATGAGAAGCGGGAGATCTACCGGAGTCTAACGGCGGAGGGGGTTCGGTGGGAGTGCGAGCAGAGCTTGAAGAGGCTGGGGGTGGAGACGATCGACCTGTACCAGATTCACTGGCCTGATCCGGATGCGGAGATCGAAGAGGGTTGGGGGGAGATGCAGAAGCTCAAGGAAGAAGGGAAGATCCGGTGGGCGGGGGTTTCGAACTTTTCCGTGGCGCAGATGAAGCGGGCGCAGGGGATTGGGGTGATTACTTCGTTGCAGCCGCCTTACTCGCTGATCAACCGCAGGGTTGGGGCGGAGGTGCTGCCGTTCTGCCTTGAGAACGGGATTGGAGTGATCAACTACTCGCCGATGGTGTCCGGGTTGTTGACGGGGAAGATGACGGCGGAACGGCTCTCCAAGATGGCGGATGACGACTGGCGGAAGAAGAGCCCGAACTTCAATGAGCCGAAGCTTTCTAAGAATCTATCGCTGGCTGATCTGCTGGGGGAGATTGGGAAGAAGCATGGGGTGGAGACGGGGGTCGTGGCTGTCGCGTGGACGTTGAACAATCCTGCGATTACTGCGGCGATTGTGGGCGGGCGGAATGCTGAGCAGGTCGAGGGGACATCGAAGGCATTGACGTTCCGGCTTACGGGCGAGGAGATTGCTGAGATCGATTCGTTTGTTAAAACGAATGAGATTGGGAATGCGTAA
- the uppS gene encoding polyprenyl diphosphate synthase codes for MHPNTPSRLHELSSEEALVYSQLDPSRIPRHVAIIMDGNGRWAGKRTLKRFKGHQQGAESVQFVVETASRIDLPWLTLYAFSLENNLRRPKSEVSFLMTLLKSYLVGNVKRMNDNNVRMAYIGRTLGLPQEIQDTMQWASEETSKNTGTTLTLALNYGSRSEIVDATRSLVEKLIDEAHHRGISLEDLLQVDSLDSRIDEAQLSANLYTAHMPDPDLVIRTSGEQRISNFLLWQIAYSEIFVTDRLWPDFRGVHLLEAIENFQHRERRYGGLGEGTDEHLEGKDDALETPESIAAELLARK; via the coding sequence TTGCACCCAAACACCCCCAGCCGCCTGCACGAGCTTTCTTCGGAAGAAGCACTCGTCTACAGCCAGCTTGATCCATCCCGTATCCCCCGCCACGTCGCCATCATCATGGACGGCAACGGCCGCTGGGCAGGCAAGCGCACCCTCAAGCGTTTCAAAGGTCACCAGCAGGGCGCCGAGTCCGTCCAGTTCGTCGTAGAGACCGCCTCCCGCATCGATCTCCCCTGGCTCACCCTCTACGCCTTCTCGCTTGAAAACAATCTCCGCCGCCCAAAATCCGAAGTCAGCTTCCTGATGACCCTCCTCAAGAGCTACCTCGTCGGCAACGTCAAGCGCATGAACGATAACAATGTGCGCATGGCCTATATCGGCCGCACCCTCGGCCTCCCGCAGGAGATCCAGGACACCATGCAGTGGGCCAGTGAGGAGACCTCTAAGAACACCGGCACCACCCTCACCCTCGCCCTCAACTACGGCTCCCGCTCGGAGATCGTAGACGCCACCCGCTCGCTCGTGGAGAAGTTGATCGACGAAGCCCACCACCGCGGCATCTCCCTCGAAGACCTCCTGCAGGTCGACTCCCTGGACTCCCGCATCGACGAAGCCCAACTCTCCGCCAACCTCTACACCGCCCATATGCCGGACCCTGACCTCGTCATCCGCACCTCAGGCGAGCAGCGCATCTCCAACTTCCTCCTCTGGCAGATCGCCTACTCGGAGATCTTCGTCACAGACCGCCTCTGGCCCGACTTCCGCGGCGTCCACTTGCTAGAAGCAATAGAAAACTTCCAGCACCGCGAACGCCGCTACGGCGGCCTCGGCGAGGGCACAGACGAGCACCTAGAAGGTAAGGACGATGCCCTCGAGACCCCCGAGAGCATCGCCGCCGAACTACTAGCCAGGAAGTAG
- a CDS encoding helix-turn-helix domain-containing protein, with product MATMMAPVEQREVLRCDHCSLVQFRTATAACRRCKKSLEVEKPVPAPAPLALVPALKAADQGIQVATAVRDLRHVRNLSQRQLAARMNVPRTYISKIENGKAMPTLSSLDRLARALEVDISALLRDAPTRHSNETAMLVTDPFLAEIAAYTSQLDSLQRSIFLNHVRELAAGRRRTA from the coding sequence ATGGCAACCATGATGGCACCGGTCGAACAACGTGAGGTCCTGCGCTGTGACCACTGCAGCCTCGTGCAATTCCGCACAGCAACCGCCGCCTGCCGGCGCTGCAAGAAGTCACTCGAGGTCGAAAAGCCTGTGCCCGCCCCGGCGCCACTCGCTCTCGTCCCCGCACTCAAAGCCGCCGACCAGGGCATTCAGGTCGCAACCGCTGTCCGCGATCTGCGCCACGTACGCAATCTCAGCCAGCGCCAGCTCGCCGCCCGCATGAACGTTCCCCGCACCTACATCTCGAAGATCGAGAACGGGAAGGCCATGCCCACGCTCAGCTCGCTGGATCGTCTCGCCAGGGCTCTTGAAGTCGATATCTCGGCCCTCCTGCGCGACGCCCCCACCCGCCACTCCAATGAGACCGCCATGCTCGTCACAGACCCGTTCCTGGCTGAGATCGCAGCCTACACCTCGCAGCTTGATTCCCTGCAGCGCTCCATCTTCCTCAATCACGTTCGTGAACTCGCAGCAGGCCGCCGCCGCACCGCATAG
- a CDS encoding HD domain-containing protein produces the protein MRREEALELMEQWTQGESLRKHGLSVSFCCEAYGRLEASRLGLSREAAEELVDSYACAGLLHDFDYERHPTPEEHPFVGVAYLRAAGWPAEILHAILAHADYSGVRPESYLDKVLFACDELAGFLTACSLVKPTKSIHDVEVKGVVKKMKDKGFARAVKREDMTQGAELLGVSLEEHVGVCLGAMQGKAGELGLGGIVA, from the coding sequence GTGAGGCGAGAGGAAGCACTGGAGTTGATGGAGCAGTGGACGCAGGGGGAGAGCCTGCGGAAGCATGGGTTGTCGGTTTCGTTTTGTTGCGAGGCTTATGGGCGGCTTGAGGCTTCTCGTTTGGGATTGAGTAGGGAGGCTGCTGAGGAGTTGGTGGATTCGTATGCCTGTGCGGGGTTGCTGCATGACTTCGACTACGAACGGCACCCGACGCCGGAGGAGCATCCGTTTGTGGGGGTGGCTTATCTCAGGGCGGCGGGATGGCCGGCGGAGATTTTGCACGCGATTTTGGCGCATGCGGATTACTCGGGTGTTCGGCCGGAGAGTTACTTGGACAAGGTGCTGTTTGCTTGCGATGAACTGGCTGGTTTTTTGACGGCTTGTTCACTGGTGAAGCCTACGAAGTCGATCCACGATGTAGAAGTCAAAGGCGTGGTGAAGAAGATGAAGGACAAGGGTTTTGCGCGGGCGGTGAAGCGGGAGGATATGACTCAGGGGGCGGAGTTGCTGGGGGTCAGCCTGGAGGAGCATGTTGGGGTTTGTCTGGGGGCTATGCAGGGGAAGGCGGGGGAGTTGGGGTTGGGTGGGATTGTGGCTTGA
- the pncA gene encoding bifunctional nicotinamidase/pyrazinamidase, which translates to MTINQQTDALLLIDLQPDFMPGGPLAVAGGDEILPTINALARRFDHVLLTQDWHPPQHISFSSSHPQRKPYEVIQAPYGPQTLWPDHCLQHTPGAALHPALEIPHAELILRKGFRREIDSYSAFLENDHITPTGLAGYLRERNLKRLFIAGLAYDFCVRFSAIDGKALGFETIVLEDASRPVNLPNSVAETNTAFAAAAIPRISSSAL; encoded by the coding sequence GTGACCATCAACCAACAAACCGACGCCCTCCTCCTCATAGACCTACAGCCAGACTTCATGCCCGGCGGCCCACTGGCAGTAGCAGGCGGCGACGAGATCCTCCCCACCATCAACGCCCTCGCCCGCCGCTTCGACCATGTCCTCCTCACCCAGGACTGGCATCCCCCCCAGCACATCTCCTTTTCGAGCAGCCATCCGCAACGAAAACCCTACGAAGTAATCCAAGCCCCCTACGGCCCCCAGACCCTGTGGCCCGACCACTGCCTCCAACATACCCCCGGCGCAGCCCTCCACCCCGCACTCGAAATCCCCCACGCCGAACTCATCCTTCGCAAGGGCTTTCGCCGCGAGATCGACAGCTACTCCGCCTTCCTCGAGAACGACCACATCACCCCAACCGGTCTGGCAGGCTACCTCCGCGAACGAAACCTGAAGCGCCTCTTCATAGCCGGCCTCGCCTACGACTTCTGCGTCCGCTTCTCCGCCATCGACGGCAAAGCCCTCGGCTTCGAAACCATCGTCCTGGAAGACGCCAGCCGCCCCGTCAACCTCCCCAACTCCGTAGCCGAAACCAACACAGCTTTCGCCGCCGCAGCCATCCCGCGCATCTCGTCAAGCGCCCTATGA
- a CDS encoding type II toxin-antitoxin system RelE/ParE family toxin, protein MTSSKRSLDIAPVVFEQIEDQSIYYREHAAESMVSRWNEAVQAAMRSLRTMPQRGALCNFSRRSLRDLRRLRIDGFQNHILLYRFDPDSDVVSVLGVIHASRDLEAALVRIPPPGEQQ, encoded by the coding sequence GTGACCAGTTCCAAGCGTTCTCTTGACATAGCTCCAGTAGTCTTCGAGCAGATCGAAGACCAGTCAATCTACTATCGAGAACATGCGGCTGAAAGTATGGTCAGTCGCTGGAACGAAGCTGTTCAAGCCGCAATGCGCTCCCTGCGCACAATGCCCCAACGCGGTGCTCTCTGCAACTTTAGCCGTCGTTCTCTTCGTGATCTTCGTCGTCTCCGCATCGACGGCTTCCAAAACCATATTCTGCTGTATCGCTTCGATCCTGATTCGGACGTCGTATCGGTCCTCGGAGTGATACATGCCTCCCGGGATCTCGAAGCCGCCCTGGTCCGCATCCCTCCTCCGGGGGAACAGCAGTGA
- a CDS encoding ribbon-helix-helix domain-containing protein has protein sequence MANTISITLPDSIKAYVDAQIEAGFFGNLSDYFRELALDDRDRHLARLEDRLVEAIKSEPITFTDEEWENGDLIALGRERLARLK, from the coding sequence ATGGCGAACACGATCAGCATTACCCTTCCCGATTCGATAAAGGCCTACGTCGACGCGCAGATTGAAGCTGGCTTCTTCGGTAATCTCAGTGACTACTTTCGTGAGCTTGCACTTGACGATCGTGACCGCCATCTCGCTCGACTGGAAGACCGTCTCGTGGAAGCGATTAAAAGTGAACCCATCACCTTCACAGACGAAGAGTGGGAGAACGGTGATCTCATCGCTCTAGGTAGAGAGCGCTTGGCCCGGCTCAAGTGA
- a CDS encoding glycoside hydrolase family 32 protein: MSRLALMLVLAALPAAAQSPATPLGPAYTEPLRPQIHFSPREHWMNDPNGLVYFEGEYHLFFQFNPQGDTPGHISWGHAVSKDLLHWQELPVAIPAIAGDQNELVFTGSVVVDDENSSRLCANNKPCLVAIYTAHHDKSGTETENREAQALAVSQDRGRTWQRFAGNPVLDVGLPEFRDPSVSWSEENHAWLMAVSLPNEHQVAFFTSPNLKQWSRLSTFGPAGITNQHNPKAQWECPDLLHIPADSGKGPGTWALKVGMNPGSPQGGSGEQYFLGNFDGRTFTPSTLPGAHGWTDYGKDSYCAISYNNLPQTEQPTLIGWMDNWQYADKLPTIPWRGQMTLPRRVTWLTDSAGQSLKQDPVVAPLRIGKPTDISRTLKPDQALTLPSLTVPAELTLNIQPNNAQTTGLRLYSDFDHYTEIAYNLTTHQLYTDRTHSLEAATAPPDFLARTEAPTAPTRPYDLHIILDRSSIEVFAQDGTIAMTTLVLPSTTKLRVELFTRGNTQPTQITGKSWQLQPIW; the protein is encoded by the coding sequence ATGTCCCGCTTGGCCCTCATGCTCGTCTTAGCAGCCCTCCCCGCCGCAGCCCAAAGCCCAGCCACGCCCCTCGGTCCCGCCTACACCGAACCCCTCCGCCCCCAGATCCACTTCTCCCCCCGCGAGCACTGGATGAACGACCCCAACGGCCTCGTCTACTTTGAGGGCGAGTACCACCTCTTCTTCCAGTTCAACCCGCAGGGCGACACCCCCGGCCACATCTCCTGGGGCCACGCCGTCTCCAAAGACCTCCTCCATTGGCAGGAGCTCCCCGTAGCCATCCCCGCCATCGCCGGAGATCAGAACGAGCTCGTCTTCACCGGCTCAGTCGTCGTGGACGATGAGAACTCATCCCGCCTCTGCGCCAACAACAAGCCCTGCCTCGTCGCCATCTACACCGCCCACCACGACAAGTCCGGCACCGAGACCGAGAACCGTGAAGCCCAGGCACTCGCCGTCAGCCAGGACCGCGGCCGCACCTGGCAGCGCTTCGCCGGCAACCCCGTCCTTGACGTCGGCCTGCCCGAGTTCCGCGACCCCAGCGTCTCCTGGTCCGAAGAAAATCACGCATGGCTCATGGCCGTCTCCCTCCCCAACGAGCACCAGGTCGCCTTCTTCACCTCACCCAACCTCAAGCAGTGGTCGCGCCTCTCAACCTTCGGCCCTGCCGGTATCACCAACCAGCACAACCCCAAAGCCCAGTGGGAGTGCCCTGATCTCCTCCACATCCCCGCCGACAGCGGCAAAGGCCCCGGCACCTGGGCCCTCAAGGTCGGCATGAACCCCGGCTCGCCCCAGGGCGGCTCAGGCGAGCAGTACTTCCTCGGCAACTTCGACGGCCGCACCTTCACCCCCAGCACCCTACCCGGCGCCCACGGCTGGACAGACTACGGCAAGGACAGCTACTGCGCCATCAGCTACAACAACCTCCCCCAGACCGAACAACCCACCCTCATCGGATGGATGGACAACTGGCAGTATGCCGACAAGCTCCCCACCATCCCCTGGCGAGGCCAGATGACCCTCCCCCGCCGCGTCACCTGGCTCACCGACTCCGCCGGCCAGTCCCTCAAGCAAGACCCCGTAGTAGCGCCCCTCCGCATCGGCAAACCCACTGATATCTCCCGCACCCTCAAACCCGACCAGGCCCTCACCCTCCCCAGCCTCACCGTCCCCGCCGAGCTCACCCTCAACATCCAACCCAACAACGCTCAGACCACCGGCCTCCGCCTCTACTCCGACTTCGACCACTACACCGAGATCGCCTACAACCTCACCACCCACCAGCTCTACACCGACCGCACCCACTCCCTCGAAGCCGCCACCGCCCCACCCGACTTCCTCGCCCGCACCGAAGCCCCCACCGCCCCCACCCGCCCTTACGACCTCCACATCATCCTCGACCGCTCCTCCATAGAGGTCTTCGCCCAGGACGGCACCATAGCCATGACAACCCTCGTCCTCCCCAGCACCACCAAACTCCGCGTAGAGCTCTTCACCCGAGGCAACACCCAACCCACCCAGATCACCGGCAAATCCTGGCAACTCCAACCCATCTGGTAG